TCGATAACAGGCACTCTTAAACGGGCAAAGGAGCTTGAAAAGAGATTTAATGTTATATGCGAAAACATGGAAGGCGCTGCAATTGCGCAAGTCTGTGTTATTTATGGCATACCCATGCTTGAGATAAGAGGTATAAGCAATATTGCCGGCGATATAGATAAAAACAGATGGAATATTAAACGAGCCTCTGAAAACTGCCAGAAGATTTTAATCGGATAAATTCAAAATACAGAATAAAAAAACTATTTCTTTTTTGGAAATAGTCCTTTTATGTCTTTTATTGTGCCTTTTATTTTTTCAGGCGCAAGATTCTTGGTCCCTTGTTCCAGTATCTTTTTGGTCAATGCTTCTTTTATATCATGCTTAATATTGCTAAATTCTCCCCATATATTGAATTGAAGATCGATCGATCCCTTTTGTTTGACAAGGTCGAGAACTAGAGGAGCAGACACCCCCATAAAACTGCCCTTACTTTTCACATCAAGGTCAGAGATCTTCACAGTGCAAGGCGTTTTATTAAGATACATATTGTTTATGTCAAACTTGGAATTAAGATCAAATTTACCTTTATTAATATCAGCAGTGTTCTCTATATATTTTTTGAAAAGTGTTATATCAATGTCT
This genomic window from Nitrospiraceae bacterium contains:
- a CDS encoding DUF748 domain-containing protein, yielding VSLDITELFVKAKSNESGETTADISAKLPSSGACKVDSKGNILTRKFNGNLSLKDIDITLFKKYIENTADINKGKFDLNSKFDINNMYLNKTPCTVKISDLDVKSKGSFMGVSAPLVLDLVKQKGSIDLQFNIWGEFSNIKHDIKEALTKKILEQGTKNLAPEKIKGTIKDIKGLFPKKK